Proteins encoded together in one Ipomoea triloba cultivar NCNSP0323 chromosome 4, ASM357664v1 window:
- the LOC116015475 gene encoding uncharacterized protein LOC116015475, producing MGEVEGPMLKLTMEKGPLAGQAVEFKPGIAVRVGRVVRGNNLTITDSGISSKHLTIEFNSSDGKWFIRDLGSSNGTFLNDGKLDPSCAACLSDCDVVKIGELTSIKVQIGDTARVPTRSRRNAGRKAAIDTATSDAAAENCELGLVSEDANPASTRPRRNPRRKAAIDTASDDGNAAVKCELGLVGEDAKPRRNPRRKAATDTATADDGDAAEKCELGLVDEELGNNNKGKTGRPPRPRTRAKTQAQRDSESVKVELQPEGIGLENADISMTRSSSKAENFDGGASQVETGDNEIVENLSAIETAAQYADENGDQRRTRNARGRGRGRGRGNRELRNLVPIEQPLAKPKRVTRSKKQINLQAESVTTEEEEGAAKMSISKEHAQCKVEAIRSMEEERQVEGYNAVEELANLREEGHNGVLNTSGANKDENGVLERTKCQDESIQHMEEDGQVEGNHTVEEEEACHGSPNVSGGNMGKHDVEEVNLEILTLGEWLDYLEIYVPKQIIDVTEEMILEMRKKAEKLQEFMLHQKNAKENT from the coding sequence ATGGGGGAAGTAGAAGGGCCGATGCTGAAGCTAACTATGGAGAAGGGGCCGCTAGCCGGCCAAGCCGTGGAATTCAAACCCGGAATTGCCGTTCGGGTCGGCCGGGTTGTACGGGGAAACAATCTCACCATCACAGATTCCGGCATCTCCTCCAAACACCTCACCATCGAATTCAACTCCTCAGATGGAAAATGGTTCATCCGCGACCTCGGATCCTCAAACGGCACCTTTCTCAACGACGGCAAGCTCGATCCATCCTGCGCCGCTTGCCTCTCCGACTGCGACGTCGTCAAAATCGGCGAGCTAACTTCTATCAAGGTTCAGATCGGAGATACCGCCCGTGTTCCTACTAGGTCGAGGCGAAACGCCGGTAGGAAAGCGGCAATTGACACCGCAACAAGCGATGCGGCGGCGGAGAATTGCGAATTAGGGTTAGTGAGTGAAGATGCCAATCCCGCATCTACTAGGCCAAGGCGAAACCCTAGGAGGAAAGCGGCCATAGATACAGCAAGCGACGACGGAAATGCGGCAGTGAAATGTGAATTAGGGTTAGTGGGTGAAGATGCCAAGCCAAGGCGAAACCCTAGGAGGAAAGCAGCCACAGACACGGCAACAGCGGACGACGGAGATGCGGCAGAGAAATGTGAATTAGGGCTAGTGGATGAAGAATTGGGGAATAATAACAAGGGGAAGACAGGGAGGCCTCCTCGTCCTCGTACTCGGGCTAAGACTCAGGCTCAGAGGGACAGTGAAAGCGTCAAGGTCGAACTTCAACCTGAGGGTATTGGATTGGAAAATGCAGACATTAGTATGACAAGGAGCTCGAGCAAGGCAGAGAATTTCGATGGTGGGGCTTCTCAGGTTGAAACTGGTGACAATGAGATAGTAGAGAATTTGAGTGCGATTGAAACAGCAGCACAATATGCAGATGAAAATGGTGATCAAAGAAGGACTAGGAATGCCCGGgggagaggaagaggaagaggaagaggaaacAGGGAGCTAAGAAACCTTGTTCCAATTGAGCAGCCTCTGGCAAAGCCAAAAAGGGTCACCAGAAGCAAAAAACAGATCAATTTACAGGCAGAGAGTGTTACCACGGAAGAAGAGGAGGGAGCagcaaaaatgtcaatatcTAAGGAGCACGCACAATGTAAAGTTGAGGCAATTCGAAGCATGGAGGAGGAAAGGCAAGTGGAAGGGTATAATGCAGTGGAGGAGCTGGCGAATCTAAGAGAAGAAGGTCACAACGGTGTATTAAATACCTCTGGTGCAAACAAAGATgaaaatggtgttttggagcGAACTAAATGTCAAGATGAATCAATTCAACATATGGAGGAGGATGGACAAGTAGAAGGGAATCATACAGTTGAGGAAGAAGAAGCCTGCCATGGTTCACCCAATGTATCCGGTGGAAACATGGGCAAACATGATGTTGAAGAAGTGAACTTGGAAATTTTGACTCTAGGAGAGTGGCTCGATTATTTGGAGATTTATGTCCCAAAACAAATAATTGATGTCACAGAGGAGATGATATTGGAAATGAGAAAAAAGGCCGAGAAATTGCAAGAATTTATGCTGCATCAGAAGAACGCCAAGGAGAACACGTAG